The Opitutales bacterium ASA1 genome window below encodes:
- a CDS encoding amidase — protein sequence MTSTDSSTEIVWMSATRLAQSIREKKVSATEAVQACIARIQKVNPSINAVVRPCFERALAEAEAADEALAKGRILGPLHGVPMTIKDSLDTEGVVSTGGTLGRIDYVPAKDATVVARARAAGAILLGKSNTPEFTLAGYSGLSTTWNLIYGVTRNPYNNMHSSAGSSGGAGAIVAAGGAAFDIGTDFGGSIRGPAHANGVTGIKPTTGRMPRTGHIVDFGGIFDSYQQPGPIARKVEDLILISPLLSGPDGLDAAMVPAPFLSADAVELKSLRVAFYTSNGLTHPTAEMQATVKRAVDSLASLGAKTTEDIHPFYKEAVELRTALRAVDGNSWMKRLAEKVGSKTVSPSLQFTEPKGTSVELVQMLQQQDVYRRAMTSWLKDYDVIVCPANHGPAPRIDERRSGAVSYTQIYNITGWPALVVRGGTSPEGLPLGVQVVARPFREDVAFAVARHLESALGGWVKPLV from the coding sequence ATGACGTCCACGGACTCGTCGACCGAGATCGTCTGGATGTCCGCCACGCGTCTCGCGCAGTCGATCCGCGAGAAGAAGGTGTCCGCGACCGAAGCCGTCCAGGCCTGCATCGCGCGTATCCAGAAAGTGAATCCATCGATCAATGCGGTGGTGCGACCGTGTTTCGAGCGCGCACTCGCCGAGGCGGAGGCCGCCGACGAAGCCCTCGCCAAGGGTCGTATCCTCGGTCCGCTCCACGGCGTGCCGATGACGATCAAGGACTCGCTCGACACCGAGGGAGTCGTCTCGACGGGCGGAACGTTGGGTCGGATCGACTACGTGCCTGCGAAGGACGCGACCGTCGTCGCGCGAGCACGCGCAGCGGGCGCCATTCTCCTCGGCAAGTCCAACACCCCCGAGTTCACGCTCGCCGGCTACAGCGGTCTCTCGACGACGTGGAACCTCATCTACGGCGTCACCAGAAACCCGTACAACAACATGCATTCGTCCGCGGGATCGTCCGGCGGCGCGGGTGCGATCGTCGCCGCCGGAGGCGCCGCGTTCGACATCGGGACCGACTTCGGCGGATCGATCCGCGGTCCCGCCCACGCCAACGGCGTGACCGGCATCAAGCCCACCACCGGACGCATGCCGCGCACCGGGCACATCGTCGATTTCGGCGGCATTTTCGACAGCTACCAACAGCCCGGACCGATCGCGCGCAAGGTCGAGGATCTCATCCTGATCTCGCCGCTGCTCTCGGGTCCCGACGGTCTGGATGCCGCGATGGTTCCGGCACCGTTTCTCTCCGCCGACGCGGTGGAGCTGAAGTCGCTGCGAGTGGCGTTCTACACCAGCAACGGTCTCACCCATCCGACGGCCGAGATGCAGGCCACCGTGAAGCGGGCGGTCGACTCGCTCGCCTCGCTCGGTGCGAAGACGACCGAAGACATCCACCCGTTCTACAAGGAAGCCGTGGAACTGCGCACCGCACTGCGCGCGGTCGACGGCAACTCTTGGATGAAACGTCTCGCCGAGAAGGTCGGCAGCAAGACCGTTTCACCGAGCCTGCAGTTCACCGAGCCGAAGGGCACGTCGGTCGAGCTCGTGCAGATGCTGCAGCAACAGGACGTGTATCGTCGGGCCATGACGTCGTGGTTGAAGGACTACGACGTGATCGTGTGCCCTGCGAATCACGGTCCGGCACCGCGGATCGACGAGCGCCGCAGCGGCGCGGTCAGCTACACGCAGATCTACAACATCACCGGATGGCCGGCGTTGGTCGTCCGCGGCGGCACCTCTCCGGAGGGCTTGCCGCTGGGCGTGCAAGTCGTCGCGCGACCCTTCCGCGAAGACGTCGCCTTCGCCGTCGCGCGTCACCTCGAGAGTGCGCTCGGCGGCTGGGTAAAGCCACTCGTCTGA
- a CDS encoding amidase: MTPAHLILRTLAGCILWTGLAAAPLSAARFDLSTATIADINDAFDAGALDAEKLTRLYLARIEAYEKSGPKLNSIITLNPAALETARALDVERREKGPRSPLHGIPIVAKDVFDTFDMPTTAGFKPMATSQPSRDAFVIRRLRDAGAIILAKTNLSDWFGTYSLGGSTLGGQALNPYDLTRVPGYSSSGTGAALAAWFAAAGLGSDTGGSVVIPTADSALAGMTATQGLVSRKGMISSSFSSERGGPMARSVHDVAVLLDVMAGFDAADLTTAQSLGKMPAEPYASFLRVDGLQGARLGVFRDMFYSGPLHADGLKLIDAALADLKKGGALLVDPVSTGLDVPAAVADAALASYERKFIQNHYLGLLPQDAPIRSLDEMLAKAPDIVKRGTAQANAIESLDHHAEYLARRENGLMLRDALVDLMDNRRIDALVMPYKTRIAPKLGEDRPFQSINRLSSYTGLPTILVTAGYTPEGLPIALQFLGRPWSEPTLLRLAYAYEQATHHRRAPPTTPPLPGEVFEY; this comes from the coding sequence ATGACACCCGCCCACCTCATCCTTCGAACGCTGGCCGGGTGTATCCTGTGGACCGGCCTCGCTGCCGCGCCGCTCTCGGCTGCGCGTTTCGATCTTTCCACCGCCACGATCGCCGACATCAACGACGCGTTCGATGCCGGCGCGCTCGATGCGGAGAAACTCACGCGACTCTACCTCGCACGCATCGAAGCCTACGAGAAGTCGGGTCCGAAACTGAACTCGATCATCACGCTCAATCCGGCCGCGCTCGAGACCGCGCGAGCCCTCGATGTCGAGCGACGCGAGAAAGGGCCACGCTCTCCGCTCCACGGTATACCGATCGTCGCCAAGGACGTGTTCGACACCTTCGACATGCCGACTACGGCCGGCTTCAAGCCGATGGCCACTTCGCAACCGTCGCGTGACGCGTTCGTGATCCGACGCCTGCGCGATGCCGGCGCGATCATCCTCGCGAAAACCAATCTCAGCGACTGGTTCGGCACCTACTCGCTGGGCGGCAGCACACTCGGCGGACAGGCGCTCAATCCCTACGACCTCACCCGCGTGCCCGGCTACTCCAGCAGCGGCACCGGCGCCGCGCTCGCCGCTTGGTTCGCCGCCGCCGGACTCGGGAGCGACACCGGCGGATCGGTGGTCATTCCCACCGCGGACAGTGCCCTCGCCGGCATGACCGCCACGCAAGGACTCGTCAGCCGCAAGGGCATGATCAGTAGTTCGTTTTCCTCCGAGCGCGGCGGTCCCATGGCGCGCTCGGTCCACGACGTGGCGGTGCTGCTCGATGTGATGGCCGGATTCGATGCCGCCGACCTCACGACTGCGCAGAGCCTCGGGAAAATGCCCGCCGAACCCTACGCGAGTTTCCTCCGCGTGGACGGTCTCCAAGGCGCGCGCCTCGGCGTGTTTCGCGACATGTTTTACTCCGGCCCACTCCATGCCGACGGGTTGAAACTGATCGATGCCGCCCTCGCCGACTTGAAGAAGGGTGGGGCGCTCCTCGTCGACCCCGTCTCGACCGGACTCGACGTGCCCGCCGCCGTCGCCGACGCGGCTCTCGCCTCCTACGAGCGCAAGTTCATCCAGAATCACTACCTCGGTCTGCTCCCGCAGGACGCGCCCATCCGCAGCCTCGACGAGATGCTCGCGAAGGCGCCCGACATCGTGAAGCGCGGCACGGCGCAGGCCAACGCCATCGAGTCGCTCGATCACCACGCCGAGTACCTCGCTCGGCGCGAGAACGGCCTCATGCTCCGCGATGCGCTCGTCGACCTCATGGACAACCGGCGCATCGACGCGCTCGTCATGCCCTACAAGACGCGCATCGCGCCGAAGCTCGGCGAGGATCGACCCTTTCAGAGCATCAACCGTCTCAGCTCCTACACCGGTCTTCCCACGATCCTCGTCACCGCCGGCTACACGCCCGAGGGTCTGCCGATCGCGTTGCAGTTCCTCGGCCGTCCGTGGAGCGAGCCGACGCTGCTGCGCCTCGCGTACGCTTACGAACAGGCGACGCACCATCGCCGAGCGCCGCCGACCACACCGCCGCTGCCCGGCGAGGTGTTCGAATACTGA
- a CDS encoding amidase, producing MKSRHRLFSLAAVLFAVAVSSSRLHAAKFDLSTATIADIHAAMDAGALSSEKLVQLYLARIDAYDKKGPKVNSVITLNPKALEEARALDAERKATGRRSPMHGIPYVIKDLIDYAGLPTTAGFKPFGAPIPEKDAPHVARIKAAGGILIAKVATVNWFGRDGFGETHPIGKTLNPYNVDYSPGGSSNGTGSAVATWFATVGVGTDTGSSVQTPSAFNSLAGMVATQGLISRVGIVPRGPTHDRAGPMGRSVFDITVLLGAMSGFDPEDLDTYDGLGRFPQFEWADSLAGSDLKQFRIGVLREAMSTAPKNEALDLFEAALADMRKGGAQVVDPITTGIDIGTTIRDAMVSNYERVVAGDVYLARLGPDRPFKTMAEMIAKVGPEKFTENYVEALTFPPIDENPEFLVRWRARKAMRALLEDVMERHDLDAIAVLYRTLPAAWDPPAGGSGGSGSGGANLTSATGLPGVIVPIGFAQKNLPAAVQFVGRAFDDQRLLRVAYAYEQATKHRKPPALTPPLRGERFDY from the coding sequence ATGAAATCCCGCCACCGCCTCTTCTCGCTCGCCGCCGTCCTCTTCGCGGTCGCCGTATCCAGTTCCCGGCTACACGCCGCGAAGTTCGACCTTTCCACCGCCACGATCGCCGACATCCACGCGGCCATGGACGCGGGGGCCCTCTCTTCGGAGAAACTGGTCCAACTCTACCTCGCGCGGATCGACGCCTACGACAAGAAGGGCCCGAAGGTGAACTCCGTCATCACCTTGAACCCGAAGGCTCTCGAGGAGGCGCGCGCCCTCGACGCCGAGCGCAAGGCGACGGGTCGTCGCTCTCCGATGCACGGCATTCCCTACGTCATCAAAGACCTGATCGACTACGCCGGGCTGCCCACGACCGCGGGCTTCAAGCCGTTCGGGGCGCCCATACCCGAGAAAGACGCACCGCACGTCGCGCGGATCAAGGCCGCCGGCGGCATCTTGATCGCGAAGGTCGCCACGGTGAACTGGTTCGGACGCGACGGCTTCGGCGAAACCCATCCGATCGGCAAGACGCTCAATCCCTACAACGTCGACTACTCCCCGGGTGGCTCGAGTAACGGCACCGGCTCGGCCGTCGCGACCTGGTTCGCCACCGTCGGTGTCGGCACCGACACCGGCAGTTCCGTTCAGACACCGTCCGCCTTCAACAGCCTCGCCGGCATGGTGGCGACGCAGGGATTGATCAGCCGAGTGGGCATCGTGCCGCGGGGCCCGACGCACGACCGCGCCGGACCCATGGGCCGCAGCGTGTTCGACATCACCGTGCTCCTCGGCGCGATGTCGGGCTTCGATCCCGAGGATCTCGACACCTACGACGGCCTCGGCCGCTTCCCGCAGTTCGAGTGGGCCGATTCGCTCGCCGGCAGCGACCTGAAGCAGTTCCGCATCGGCGTCCTGCGTGAAGCGATGAGCACCGCGCCGAAGAACGAAGCGCTCGATCTCTTCGAGGCCGCACTCGCCGACATGCGCAAGGGCGGTGCTCAAGTGGTCGACCCCATCACGACCGGTATCGACATCGGCACTACGATCCGCGACGCCATGGTCTCCAACTACGAACGCGTGGTCGCCGGCGACGTCTACCTCGCGCGCCTCGGACCCGATCGGCCGTTCAAGACGATGGCGGAGATGATCGCGAAGGTCGGCCCGGAGAAGTTCACCGAGAACTACGTCGAGGCGCTGACGTTTCCCCCCATCGACGAGAACCCCGAGTTCCTCGTCCGTTGGCGCGCGCGCAAGGCGATGCGCGCGTTGCTCGAGGACGTGATGGAACGCCACGACCTCGACGCGATCGCCGTGCTCTACCGCACGCTTCCAGCCGCGTGGGATCCTCCGGCGGGCGGCAGCGGCGGTAGCGGCAGCGGCGGAGCCAACCTCACCTCGGCCACGGGCCTTCCGGGCGTGATCGTCCCGATCGGCTTCGCGCAGAAGAACCTGCCTGCCGCCGTCCAGTTCGTCGGTCGTGCCTTCGACGATCAGCGCCTCCTCCGCGTCGCCTACGCCTACGAGCAGGCCACGAAACACCGCAAGCCTCCCGCCCTCACCCCGCCGCTCCGGGGAGAGCGTTTCGACTACTGA
- a CDS encoding amidase translates to MSTRRAFLRSAGVAGAAFALLRSAPRSLAAASPSFLTSTDPSTEVTFMSAVRLAQLIREKKLSAVEATKAYLARVEKVNGVLNAVVTLCAERALEEARAADGALASGRLFGALHGVPFTIKDSLETAGVVSTAGTLGRKSYVPGVDATVVARLRAAGAILIGKSNTPEFTLGGGGRGTYNLVFGQTYNPYNTKHSPAGSSGGAGAIVAAGGSAFDIGSDFGGSIRGPAHVNGIAGIKPTTGRVPRTGHLPGYGGPFDAYQELGPMARRVEDLIAIMDIVSGPDFEDPVAAPIPLGRAADVDLKKLRVAYYTDNKVAKPTAETIAAVRSAVRAITPAVASVTEDFHDGDAEGGPIRSAYVGADGGAWFQRMLDASGTKQASPGLSRRITGKVLSAPEFTLLAEKQDAVRSRLLSWFSNYDVIVCPVSATPADLLDESTPPATPAGRGGGGSSFNSIYNLTGWPSVVVRAGTAPDGLPIGIQVVAHPWRDDVALAVAQAIEASTGGWKRPAI, encoded by the coding sequence ATGTCCACTCGTCGCGCCTTTCTCCGTTCCGCCGGCGTCGCCGGTGCCGCGTTTGCGCTTCTGCGCTCCGCACCACGCTCGCTCGCCGCAGCGTCTCCTTCCTTTCTCACGTCCACCGATCCGTCGACCGAGGTGACTTTCATGTCCGCGGTCCGTCTCGCGCAGTTGATCCGCGAGAAGAAGCTGTCCGCCGTCGAGGCGACGAAGGCCTATTTGGCTCGGGTCGAAAAGGTGAACGGTGTCTTGAACGCCGTCGTCACTCTGTGCGCCGAGCGCGCGCTCGAGGAAGCCCGCGCAGCCGACGGCGCGCTCGCGAGTGGGCGCTTGTTCGGGGCGCTCCACGGAGTGCCGTTCACGATCAAGGATTCACTCGAGACCGCCGGCGTCGTCAGCACGGCCGGCACGCTCGGTCGCAAGTCCTACGTCCCCGGTGTCGATGCGACGGTGGTCGCGCGGTTGCGTGCCGCGGGCGCGATCCTGATCGGCAAGAGCAACACCCCGGAGTTCACCCTCGGTGGTGGTGGACGCGGCACCTACAACCTCGTCTTCGGACAAACCTACAATCCGTACAACACGAAACACTCGCCCGCCGGCTCCTCCGGTGGTGCCGGTGCCATCGTCGCCGCTGGAGGATCCGCCTTCGATATCGGTTCGGACTTCGGTGGTTCGATCCGAGGTCCGGCCCACGTGAACGGTATCGCCGGTATCAAGCCGACGACGGGACGCGTGCCGCGCACCGGTCACCTGCCCGGTTACGGTGGTCCATTCGACGCCTACCAGGAACTCGGCCCCATGGCGCGCCGCGTGGAGGATCTGATCGCGATCATGGACATCGTCTCCGGTCCGGATTTCGAGGATCCGGTCGCCGCACCGATTCCGCTGGGACGTGCGGCCGACGTCGATCTGAAGAAGCTCCGTGTCGCTTACTACACCGACAACAAGGTCGCCAAACCCACCGCGGAGACGATCGCGGCCGTCCGCTCCGCCGTGCGTGCGATCACACCCGCCGTCGCTTCGGTGACGGAGGATTTCCACGACGGCGATGCCGAGGGCGGTCCCATCCGCAGCGCGTATGTCGGCGCCGACGGCGGTGCCTGGTTTCAGCGCATGCTCGATGCCTCCGGCACGAAGCAGGCGTCTCCCGGGCTCTCGCGGAGGATCACCGGCAAGGTACTCTCCGCCCCCGAGTTCACGCTTCTCGCCGAGAAGCAGGACGCCGTGCGCAGCCGCCTCCTGTCGTGGTTTTCCAACTACGACGTGATCGTCTGCCCCGTCAGCGCGACGCCCGCCGATCTGCTCGACGAGTCCACCCCTCCTGCGACCCCTGCCGGCCGTGGCGGTGGCGGAAGCAGCTTCAACTCCATCTACAACCTCACCGGATGGCCTTCGGTGGTGGTGCGGGCCGGCACCGCGCCGGACGGACTTCCCATCGGCATCCAAGTGGTGGCCCATCCCTGGCGCGACGATGTGGCTTTGGCCGTCGCTCAGGCGATCGAAGCGTCCACGGGCGGCTGGAAACGCCCCGCCATCTGA